A part of Rhodamnia argentea isolate NSW1041297 chromosome 8, ASM2092103v1, whole genome shotgun sequence genomic DNA contains:
- the LOC115735513 gene encoding chaperonin-like RbcX protein 2, chloroplastic, translating to MTSFAPGQLSSSRSSAYIFVLSTPFESLTAASNFQSFSHIPTSRSSNFCSGYLSIFSKSVTHFSFCYCKRTQKTESPDFFFVNVGMALSAVGSSVVEFHASPCLCLVDSNSMARKQFSRASSLGSSFLDSWHDWRVEAKALSTSAPRWSSRKRQHKEGGGLVVVGELGGQYEDSFEDVETQMLNYFTYKAVRTVLSQLYEMNPTNYRWFYDFVAENKPRDGKHFIRTLGKERHDLAERVMVTRLHLYGKWIKKCDHAKIYKEISDENLELMRERLIETVIWPTDDTNTEKIG from the exons atgaCGAGTTTCGCACCAGGACAGCTTTCAAGTTCTCGTTCGTCTGCATACATATTCGTTCTCTCAACTCCATTTGAATCTTTGACTGCTGCGTCGAATTTCCAATCATTTTCTCACATACCCACTAGCAGATCCTCAAATTTCTGCAGTGGGTAtctctcaattttctccaaAAGCGTCACACATTTTTCGTTTTGCTACTGCAAAAGAACCCAAAAAACCGAAagtcctgattttttttttgttaacgtTGGCATGGCTTTGTCTGCGGTGGGTTCGTCGGTGGTCGAGTTCCACGCGTCTCCATGCCTCTGTTTGGTGGACTCAAATTCGATGGCGAGAAAACAATTCTCTCGGGCAAGTTCGTTGGGGAGTTCATTTCTTGATTCGTGGCACGATTGGCGAGTTGAGGCAAAAGCGCTCTCGACGAGTGCTCCGAGATGGAGTTCGAGGAAGCGACAGCACAAGGAAGGAGGAGGCCTTGTTGTTGTCGGCGAGTTGGGTGGTCAGTATGAAGACAGTTTTGAGGATGTTGAAACC CAAATGCTCAACTATTTCACATATAAAGCTGTGAGGACGGTTCTTAGCCAGCTCTACGAGATGAACCCGACAAATTATAGGTGGTTTTATGA TTTTGTCGCGGAAAACAAGCCTAGAGATGGAAAGCATTTCATACGAACCCTCGGGAAG GAGAGACACGACCTCGCTGAAAGAGTGATGGTAACTCGTCTTCACCTATACGGAAAATGGATCAAG AAATGTGATCATGCCAAGATATACAAAGAAATCTCCGACGAGAACTTGGAGTTAATGCGCGAACGGCTTATTGAGACCGTGATATGGCCTACAGATGATACCAATACCGAGAAGATTGGATGA
- the LOC115735509 gene encoding armadillo repeat-containing protein 8, with protein sequence MPSASPSTSSGRPTDLVSRLSSSDRGVRLRALREVKNQIIGNRTKKLAYIKLGAVPAVAAVLADASDGPGPDETCNLLVQSAVALGSFACGVDAGVQAVVDAGALPQLRRLLSSPDEKVVDSGARSLKLIYQSKLAPKYDFLDHENLQFLLSLLNSKNENVTGLGASIITHSCQTSAEQRALYETGVVQKLVDLIGGSVSQRDASLESLTAIIKNNYEVTSKILEFENGRALNLINKFIIDKSPRTRLLACACLIAVRKTSSRYVEDMGLGLKLIHHLLELLEDPGQVGDEASFALSTLIEEKEDLQKLALEANAINKLCIHLQNGLSCPKRFQGILLALANICSKLEICRSKLLALQAFNLVSDALRHDCTDVRVAACICLRSLSRSVKNLSAGYFVNETVIIPLLQLLHDPSIAVQLAALGAISNIVVDFTKHNSNFIHCGGVKQLVELSMAMDPVVRSNSLWALKNLTFLADSKCKEVVLSELTASSLATLIHDPESVVQEQALALVRNLVDGCVDSIDYVFAENGVILDAMGRQLQCASKAEIGIQGMYALSNVASGSKVHKDAVMEQLFQHGGMNAQPFIMRFLHSNDNHLRTASVWVLLNLTTFCPGAAGRLQRLRNAGIISQLKSMVNDPCLDVKLRVRTTLGQCMNYGDSTI encoded by the exons ATGCCCTCCGCATCCCCGTCCACCTCGTCCGGCCGGCCCACGGACCTCGTGTCCCGCCTCAGCTCCTCCGACAGGGGTGTCCGCCTCAGGGCCCTGAGGGAGGTCAAGAACCAGATTATCGGCAACCGCACCAAGAAGCTCGCCTACATCAAGCTCGGCGCCGTccccgccgtcgccgccgtGCTCGCGGACGCCTCCGACGGCCCGGGCCCCGACGAGACCTGCAACCTCCTCGTCCAGTCGGCCGTCGCCCTCGGCAGCTTCGCGTGCGGCGTCGACGCGGGCGTCCAGGCCGTGGTGGATGCCGGCGCATTGCCGCAGCTTCGTCGGCTCCTCTCCAGTCCGGATGAGAAG GTTGTGGATTCTGGTGCTCGATCACTGAAACTGATTTACCAGTCAAAATTGGCACCCAAATATGATTTCCTTGACCatgaaaatttgcaatttcttcTTTCACTGCTGAATAGCAAGAATGAAAACGTTACTGGACTTGGAGCCAGTATCATCACACATTCCTGTCAGACAAGTGCAGAACAGAGGGCACTTTATGAAACTGGGGTTGTTCAGAAGCTTGTAGACTTAATAGGAGGTTCAGTAAGTCAAAGAGATGCTAGCTTGGAGTCTTTGACCGCAATAATCAAGAATAACTATGAAGTTACTtctaaaattttggaatttgaaaatggAAGAGCACTGAATCTCATAAATAAATTCATAATCGATAAGTCTCCACGCACAAGGTTACTTGCCTGTGCATGTTTGATTGCTGTAAGGAAGACATCTTCTCGCTATGTTGAAGACATGGGCCTTGGACTTAAATTGATTCATCATTTACTTGAGCTTCTGGAAGATCCTGGGCAAGTTGGAGATGAAGCTTCTTTTGCCTTGTCGACTTTGATTGAGGAAAAGGAAGATCTGCAGAAGTTAGCACTTGAGGCTAATGCTATCAATAAACTTTGCATCCATTTGCAAAATGGACTGTCATGTCCAAagcgtttccaagggatattgCTGGCTTTGGCTAATATATGCTCAAAATTGGAGATCTGCAGGTCAAAATTACTGGCTTTGCAG GCATTCAACTTGGTAAGTGATGCGCTTAGACACGACTGCACTGATGTACGAGTTGCTGCTTGCATTTGTTTGAGAAGTCTCTCTCGGTCAGTCAAG AATCTGAGTGCAGGTTATTTTGTGAACGAGACAGTTATAATTCCATTACTGCAGCTTTTGCATGATCCTTCCATTGCTGTTCAG CTGGCAGCCCTTGGTGCAATTAGCAATATCGTCGTCGATTTCACAAAGCATAACTCCAATTTTATACATTGTGGAGGAGTTAAGCAGCTCGTTGAGTTGTCAATGGCAATGGATCCAGTGGTAAGGTCAAACTCTTTATGGGCTTTGAAGAACTTGACATTCCTTGCTGACAGCAAATGTAAGGAAGTAGTTCTGTCAGAACTCACAGCATCCTCATTAGCAACCCTTATCCATG ATCCAGAATCAGTTGTCCAGGAGCAAGCTCTGGCTCTTGTTCGCAATCTTGTTGATGGGTGTGTAGACTCTATTGACTATGTTTTTGCTGAGAACGGAGTTATATTAGATGCTATGGGAAGGCAGCTGCAATGTGCTTCAAAAGCTGAAATAGGTATCCAG GGAATGTATGCACTAAGCAATGTTGCAAGTGGCAGCAAAGTTCATAAGGATGCAGTCATGGAGCAACTGTTTCAACATGGAGGAATGAACGCACAACCATTTATCATGAGATTTTTGCACAGCAATGACAACCACTTACGAACAGCATCTGTCTGGGTCTTATTAAATCTCACTACGTTCTGTCCTGGCGCGGCTGGTCGGCTTCAAAGATTACGCAATGCTGGGATAATTTCGCAATTGAAAAGCATGGTCAATGACCCCTGCCTGGATGTAAAG CTTCGAGTAAGAACAACACTAGGTCAATGCATGAATTATGGCGACAGCACGATCTAA